In Thunnus maccoyii chromosome 11, fThuMac1.1, whole genome shotgun sequence, one genomic interval encodes:
- the ttf2 gene encoding transcription termination factor 2 isoform X2: MEKVLCKVHGSVCMLKTGVKDGPNKGKSFYVCIDKQGCDFSQLASISASHCLNHEDSMVELQALTFSQQQQSHRLFYRCIVGKKAGQKWCGNVPWTAPEKEKRNPLSDTQAQPSCLPPARNPFKAPVKTDKDSEWRRMQCGGGDVRGREEKDSEASHKDERKESCQKENVESIGAGAEKEEEEGKLNASDTYRGKQLPPGMKVKKRISDEERKKANAEENVVDKVQDETKENHNKQREAEKTSPTYSVKAARSEKINQTSQDSHKDPAQQPTGSEPSHKEQTDPTVKESVSKSAPGSSTNAARHSDKTRSPASNTPTQPEYRQTKNHQDDDDDVVLVSVKPATQKTPPASTIQKPLTTFPGFQPTSKVKGQVEDPRGLHNMLTAQLQQKKATLSVVNVAALPDKGERLRTQVKELEDALESLSLTAASQPESEGTERNSNDAKPGCSQVNPFSRQGGTILLPAPPAPGPHSHQASGSSLGLQLSQGSTQMYGANPQVQAFYGGRMTDDRLLAVKNATCEAIDHLHKSLESCPGPEAEVPDPKGIKVSLLAHQRRALAWLLWREAQNPCGGILADDMGLGKTLTMISLILAKKRETKEEHEKKEEKKAESWISKTDSSVVVSKGTLIICPASLVHHWKKEVERHVKTGKLTVYLYHGPNRERSAKVLADYDVVVTTYSLVSKEIPVQKEEAEKPNKDADEVPSHSAPLLRVAWARVVLDEAHNIKNPKVQTSMAVCRLRARARWAVTGTPIQNNLLDMYSLLKFLRCSPFDEYKLWKAQVDNGSKRGRERLNILTRSLLLRRTKDQKDSTGKPLVSLPDRTCEVHQLKLSEDEQAVYDVVFAQSRSTLQNYLKRHEGNDVNKRNTSSSNPFDKAQEFGMPQADPAVSSSQQPQQASSTVHILSLLLRLRQCCCHLSLLKKTLDSSELQGDGIVLSLEEQLNALSLSSSPSTSSPHPKDTVGLNGTHFPSHLFEDSSESTKISAIVSELKAIRQKSDDQKSVIVSQWTSMLRIVAVHLQRMGLRYAVIDGTVNPKRRMELVEEFNTNPKGPQVMLVSLCAGGVGLNLTGGNHLFLIDMHWNPALEDQACDRIYRVGQSKDVTIHRFVCDGTVEDKISTLQAKKKELAQNVLSGTGSTFSKLSLADLKIIFGV; encoded by the exons ATGGAGAAGGTTTTATGTAAAGTACACG gcagtgtgtgtatgttaaaaACTGGCGTTAAAGATGGACCAAATAAGGGCAAAAGCTTCTACGTCTGCATTGACAAGCAAGGCTGTGATTTCAGCCAGCTGGCCAG CATCTCAGCCTCCCACTGCCTCAATCATGAAGATTCAATGGTGGAACTCCAAGCTCTCACCTTCagtcaacaacaacagagcCACAG GTTGTTCTACCGGTGTATTGTGGGTAAAAAAGCAGGCCAGAAGTGGTGTGGAAACGTACCCTGGACTGCA ccagagaaagaaaagagaaacccTCTATCTGACACACAGGCACAGCCCTCCTGCCTGCCGCCTGCCCGAAACCCCTTCAAGGCCCCGGTTAAAACGGACAAGGACTCTGAGTGGAGGAGGATGCAGTGTGGTGGAGGTGatgtgagaggaagagaggagaaagacagtGAGGCAAGTCACAAGGACGAAAGAAAAGAGAGTTGCCAGAAAGAAAATGTGGAGAGTATAGGTGCAGGAGcggaaaaagaagaggaggaagggaagcTGAATGCATCAGACACGTATCGAGGTAAACAACTTCCACCAGGGATGAAGGTAAAGAAAAGAATttcagatgaagagagaaaaaaagccaACGCTGAGGAAAACGTGGTGGATAAGGTGCAAGACGAGACGAAAGAGAACCACAACAAGCAGAGGGAAGCTGAAAAAACAAGCCCTACCTACAGTGTCAAGGCTGCTCGTTCTGAGAAAATCAATCAAACCTCACAGGATTCTCACAAGGACCCGGCCCAGCAGCCAACTGGCTCTGAACCCTCTCACAAGGAACAAACTGATCCTACAGTAAAAGAGAGTGTTTCTAAATCTGCGCCCGGTAGCAGTACCAATGCTGCCAGACATTCTGATAAAACCAGGAGCCCCGCATCTAACACTCCAACACAACCAGAGTACAGGCAAACCAAAAATCACCaagacgacgatgatgatgtaGTGTTGGTGTCAGTGAAGCCTGCCACTCAGAAAACTCCTCCTGCTTCTACTATCCAAAAGCCCTTGACCACCTTCCCAGGCTTTCAGCCAACCtccaaggtcaaaggtcaggtgGAAGATCCCAGAGGACTACACAACATGCTCACTGCTCAGCTCCAACAGAAAAAG GCCACTCTGTCTGTGGTGAATGTGGCAGCTCTACCAGATAAAGGGGAGAGGTTGAGGACTCAAGTCAAGGAGCTGGAGGACGCGCTGGAGTCGCTGAGCCTCACCGCTGCTTCTCAGCCTG AGTCCGAGGGTACAGAACGTAACAGCAATGATGCTAAACCAGGTTGCAGTCAGGTCAACCCATTCAGTCGGCAAGGGGGCACCATCCTGCTCCCTGCCCCCCCGGCTCCGGGCCCCCACTCTCACCAGGCCTCCGGCAGCTCCCTTGGGCTCCAGCTGAGCCAGGGAAGCACTCAGATGTATGGAG CAAACCCGCAGGTCCAGGCCTTCTACGGTGGCAGGATGACTGATGACCGTCTGCTGGCAGTGAAAAATGCCACCTGCGAGGCCATCGACCATCTCCACAAATCCCTGGAGTCCTGCCCTGGCCCAGAGGCTGAGGTCCCTGACCCTAAGGGCATCAAG GTGTCGCTCCTGGCCCATCAGAGGAGAGCTCTGGCTTGGCTTCTCTGGAGAGAAGCCCAGAATCCCTGTGGAGGAATTTTGG CTGACGACATGGGTCTGGGGAAGACGCTGACCATGATTTCTCTCATACTGGCcaagaagagagagacaaaagaggaacatgagaagaaggaagagaagaaggcAGAGAGCTGGATCTCCAAAACTG ATTCCAGCGTTGTGGTTTCGAAAGGCACTCTGATCATCTGTCCCGCCTCTCTGGTTCACCATTGGAAGAAGGAGGTAGAGAGACACGTCAAGACGGGCAAGCTGACGGTGTATCTGTATCACGGCCCCAACCGAGAGAGAAGTGCCAAAGT gctGGCAGATTATGATGTGGTGGTGACCACATACAGTCTGGTCTCTAAGGAGATCCCAGTCCAGAAGGAGGAGGCTGAGAAACCCAACAAGGATGCTGATGAGGTG CCATCACACTCGGCTCCTCTTCTACGAGTGGCCTGGGCCCGTGTGGTTCTTGACGAAGCCCACAACATCAAGAACCCAAAAGTGCAGACCTCCATGGCTGTCTGCCGGCTGAGGGCCCGCGCCCGCTGGGCCGTCACTGGAACACCCATCCAGAACAACCTGCTGGACATGTACTCACTGCTCAA GTTTCTGCGTTGTTCTCCGTTTGATGAGTACAAACTTTGGAAAGCACAGGTTGACAATGGCTctaagagaggcagagagagactcAACATCCTGACCAGGAGTCTGCTGCTCCGACGAACCAAAGACCAAAAGGACTCCACTGGAAAACCTCTG GTGTCTCTTCCTGATCGGACCTGCGAGGTGCATCAACTCAAACTGTCTGAGGATGAGCAGGCTGTGTATGATGTGGTCTTCGCCCAATCCAG ATCGACTCTGCAGAACTACCTGAAGAGACATGAAGGAAATGACGTGAACAAGAGAAACACTTCCAGTTCCAACCCCTTCGACAAAG CCCAAGAGTTCGGTATGCCCCAGGCTGACCCCGCTGTGTCGAGTTCCCAGCAGCCCCAGCAGGCATCCAGCACCGTTCACATCCTGTCGCTGTTGCTGCGCCTCCGACAATGCTGCTGTCACCTGTCACTCCTTAAGAAG ACTCTAGACTCGTCGGAGCTGCAGGGTGATGGGATTGTCTTGTCTCTGGAGGAGCAGCTCAACGCTCTGTCACTTTCCTCCAGCCCCTCAACATCAAGCCCTCATCCCAAAGACACAGTGGGCCTTAATGGCACGCATTTCCCCTCGCATCTGTTTGAGGACAGCAGTGAGAGCACCAAG ATTTCTGCCATTGTTTCTGAGCTGAAGGCAATCAGACAGAAGAGTGACGATCAAAAAAG TGTGATTGTGTCCCAGTGGACCAGCATGCTCCGAATCGTGGCGGTTCATCTGCAGCGGATGGGCCTGAGATACGCTGTCATTGATGGGACCGTCAACCCCAAACGCCGCATGGAGCTGGTGGAAGAATTCAACACTAATCCTAAAGGACCACAG GTGATGCTGGTCTCTCTTTGTGCTGGAGGGGTCGGACTCAATCTCACTGGTGGGAATCACCTCTTCCTCATTGATATGCACTG GAACCCAGCATTGGAGGATCAAGCCTGTGACCGAATCTACAGAGTTGGACAGAGTAAAGATGTCACCATCCACAG gtttgtgtgtgatgGCACAGTGGAGGATAAGATTTCCACACTACAGGCAAAGAAAAAGGAGTTAGCCCAAAACGTGCTGTCAGGAACAGGAAGCACCTTCTCCAAACTCTCCCTGGCTGATCTCAAAATCATTTTTGGTGTCTGA
- the ttf2 gene encoding transcription termination factor 2 isoform X1 → MEKVLCKVHGSVCMLKTGVKDGPNKGKSFYVCIDKQGCDFSQLASISASHCLNHEDSMVELQALTFSQQQQSHRLFYRCIVGKKAGQKWCGNVPWTAPEKEKRNPLSDTQAQPSCLPPARNPFKAPVKTDKDSEWRRMQCGGGDVRGREEKDSEASHKDERKESCQKENVESIGAGAEKEEEEGKLNASDTYRGKQLPPGMKVKKRISDEERKKANAEENVVDKVQDETKENHNKQREAEKTSPTYSVKAARSEKINQTSQDSHKDPAQQPTGSEPSHKEQTDPTVKESVSKSAPGSSTNAARHSDKTRSPASNTPTQPEYRQTKNHQDDDDDVVLVSVKPATQKTPPASTIQKPLTTFPGFQPTSKVKGQVEDPRGLHNMLTAQLQQKKATLSVVNVAALPDKGERLRTQVKELEDALESLSLTAASQPESEGTERNSNDAKPGCSQVNPFSRQGGTILLPAPPAPGPHSHQASGSSLGLQLSQGSTQMYGANPQVQAFYGGRMTDDRLLAVKNATCEAIDHLHKSLESCPGPEAEVPDPKGIKVSLLAHQRRALAWLLWREAQNPCGGILADDMGLGKTLTMISLILAKKRETKEEHEKKEEKKAESWISKTDSSVVVSKGTLIICPASLVHHWKKEVERHVKTGKLTVYLYHGPNRERSAKVLADYDVVVTTYSLVSKEIPVQKEEAEKPNKDADEVPSHSAPLLRVAWARVVLDEAHNIKNPKVQTSMAVCRLRARARWAVTGTPIQNNLLDMYSLLKFLRCSPFDEYKLWKAQVDNGSKRGRERLNILTRSLLLRRTKDQKDSTGKPLVSLPDRTCEVHQLKLSEDEQAVYDVVFAQSRSTLQNYLKRHEGNDVNKRNTSSSNPFDKVAQEFGMPQADPAVSSSQQPQQASSTVHILSLLLRLRQCCCHLSLLKKTLDSSELQGDGIVLSLEEQLNALSLSSSPSTSSPHPKDTVGLNGTHFPSHLFEDSSESTKISAIVSELKAIRQKSDDQKSVIVSQWTSMLRIVAVHLQRMGLRYAVIDGTVNPKRRMELVEEFNTNPKGPQVMLVSLCAGGVGLNLTGGNHLFLIDMHWNPALEDQACDRIYRVGQSKDVTIHRFVCDGTVEDKISTLQAKKKELAQNVLSGTGSTFSKLSLADLKIIFGV, encoded by the exons ATGGAGAAGGTTTTATGTAAAGTACACG gcagtgtgtgtatgttaaaaACTGGCGTTAAAGATGGACCAAATAAGGGCAAAAGCTTCTACGTCTGCATTGACAAGCAAGGCTGTGATTTCAGCCAGCTGGCCAG CATCTCAGCCTCCCACTGCCTCAATCATGAAGATTCAATGGTGGAACTCCAAGCTCTCACCTTCagtcaacaacaacagagcCACAG GTTGTTCTACCGGTGTATTGTGGGTAAAAAAGCAGGCCAGAAGTGGTGTGGAAACGTACCCTGGACTGCA ccagagaaagaaaagagaaacccTCTATCTGACACACAGGCACAGCCCTCCTGCCTGCCGCCTGCCCGAAACCCCTTCAAGGCCCCGGTTAAAACGGACAAGGACTCTGAGTGGAGGAGGATGCAGTGTGGTGGAGGTGatgtgagaggaagagaggagaaagacagtGAGGCAAGTCACAAGGACGAAAGAAAAGAGAGTTGCCAGAAAGAAAATGTGGAGAGTATAGGTGCAGGAGcggaaaaagaagaggaggaagggaagcTGAATGCATCAGACACGTATCGAGGTAAACAACTTCCACCAGGGATGAAGGTAAAGAAAAGAATttcagatgaagagagaaaaaaagccaACGCTGAGGAAAACGTGGTGGATAAGGTGCAAGACGAGACGAAAGAGAACCACAACAAGCAGAGGGAAGCTGAAAAAACAAGCCCTACCTACAGTGTCAAGGCTGCTCGTTCTGAGAAAATCAATCAAACCTCACAGGATTCTCACAAGGACCCGGCCCAGCAGCCAACTGGCTCTGAACCCTCTCACAAGGAACAAACTGATCCTACAGTAAAAGAGAGTGTTTCTAAATCTGCGCCCGGTAGCAGTACCAATGCTGCCAGACATTCTGATAAAACCAGGAGCCCCGCATCTAACACTCCAACACAACCAGAGTACAGGCAAACCAAAAATCACCaagacgacgatgatgatgtaGTGTTGGTGTCAGTGAAGCCTGCCACTCAGAAAACTCCTCCTGCTTCTACTATCCAAAAGCCCTTGACCACCTTCCCAGGCTTTCAGCCAACCtccaaggtcaaaggtcaggtgGAAGATCCCAGAGGACTACACAACATGCTCACTGCTCAGCTCCAACAGAAAAAG GCCACTCTGTCTGTGGTGAATGTGGCAGCTCTACCAGATAAAGGGGAGAGGTTGAGGACTCAAGTCAAGGAGCTGGAGGACGCGCTGGAGTCGCTGAGCCTCACCGCTGCTTCTCAGCCTG AGTCCGAGGGTACAGAACGTAACAGCAATGATGCTAAACCAGGTTGCAGTCAGGTCAACCCATTCAGTCGGCAAGGGGGCACCATCCTGCTCCCTGCCCCCCCGGCTCCGGGCCCCCACTCTCACCAGGCCTCCGGCAGCTCCCTTGGGCTCCAGCTGAGCCAGGGAAGCACTCAGATGTATGGAG CAAACCCGCAGGTCCAGGCCTTCTACGGTGGCAGGATGACTGATGACCGTCTGCTGGCAGTGAAAAATGCCACCTGCGAGGCCATCGACCATCTCCACAAATCCCTGGAGTCCTGCCCTGGCCCAGAGGCTGAGGTCCCTGACCCTAAGGGCATCAAG GTGTCGCTCCTGGCCCATCAGAGGAGAGCTCTGGCTTGGCTTCTCTGGAGAGAAGCCCAGAATCCCTGTGGAGGAATTTTGG CTGACGACATGGGTCTGGGGAAGACGCTGACCATGATTTCTCTCATACTGGCcaagaagagagagacaaaagaggaacatgagaagaaggaagagaagaaggcAGAGAGCTGGATCTCCAAAACTG ATTCCAGCGTTGTGGTTTCGAAAGGCACTCTGATCATCTGTCCCGCCTCTCTGGTTCACCATTGGAAGAAGGAGGTAGAGAGACACGTCAAGACGGGCAAGCTGACGGTGTATCTGTATCACGGCCCCAACCGAGAGAGAAGTGCCAAAGT gctGGCAGATTATGATGTGGTGGTGACCACATACAGTCTGGTCTCTAAGGAGATCCCAGTCCAGAAGGAGGAGGCTGAGAAACCCAACAAGGATGCTGATGAGGTG CCATCACACTCGGCTCCTCTTCTACGAGTGGCCTGGGCCCGTGTGGTTCTTGACGAAGCCCACAACATCAAGAACCCAAAAGTGCAGACCTCCATGGCTGTCTGCCGGCTGAGGGCCCGCGCCCGCTGGGCCGTCACTGGAACACCCATCCAGAACAACCTGCTGGACATGTACTCACTGCTCAA GTTTCTGCGTTGTTCTCCGTTTGATGAGTACAAACTTTGGAAAGCACAGGTTGACAATGGCTctaagagaggcagagagagactcAACATCCTGACCAGGAGTCTGCTGCTCCGACGAACCAAAGACCAAAAGGACTCCACTGGAAAACCTCTG GTGTCTCTTCCTGATCGGACCTGCGAGGTGCATCAACTCAAACTGTCTGAGGATGAGCAGGCTGTGTATGATGTGGTCTTCGCCCAATCCAG ATCGACTCTGCAGAACTACCTGAAGAGACATGAAGGAAATGACGTGAACAAGAGAAACACTTCCAGTTCCAACCCCTTCGACAAAG TAGCCCAAGAGTTCGGTATGCCCCAGGCTGACCCCGCTGTGTCGAGTTCCCAGCAGCCCCAGCAGGCATCCAGCACCGTTCACATCCTGTCGCTGTTGCTGCGCCTCCGACAATGCTGCTGTCACCTGTCACTCCTTAAGAAG ACTCTAGACTCGTCGGAGCTGCAGGGTGATGGGATTGTCTTGTCTCTGGAGGAGCAGCTCAACGCTCTGTCACTTTCCTCCAGCCCCTCAACATCAAGCCCTCATCCCAAAGACACAGTGGGCCTTAATGGCACGCATTTCCCCTCGCATCTGTTTGAGGACAGCAGTGAGAGCACCAAG ATTTCTGCCATTGTTTCTGAGCTGAAGGCAATCAGACAGAAGAGTGACGATCAAAAAAG TGTGATTGTGTCCCAGTGGACCAGCATGCTCCGAATCGTGGCGGTTCATCTGCAGCGGATGGGCCTGAGATACGCTGTCATTGATGGGACCGTCAACCCCAAACGCCGCATGGAGCTGGTGGAAGAATTCAACACTAATCCTAAAGGACCACAG GTGATGCTGGTCTCTCTTTGTGCTGGAGGGGTCGGACTCAATCTCACTGGTGGGAATCACCTCTTCCTCATTGATATGCACTG GAACCCAGCATTGGAGGATCAAGCCTGTGACCGAATCTACAGAGTTGGACAGAGTAAAGATGTCACCATCCACAG gtttgtgtgtgatgGCACAGTGGAGGATAAGATTTCCACACTACAGGCAAAGAAAAAGGAGTTAGCCCAAAACGTGCTGTCAGGAACAGGAAGCACCTTCTCCAAACTCTCCCTGGCTGATCTCAAAATCATTTTTGGTGTCTGA